A single window of Lutzomyia longipalpis isolate SR_M1_2022 chromosome 1, ASM2433408v1 DNA harbors:
- the LOC129786246 gene encoding uncharacterized protein LOC129786246: MVDKFISMWKVRELADKVTNVVMNYTEIEGKVREATNDEPWGPTGPLMQELAHATFTYEHFPEVMSMLWKRMLQDNKQNWRRTYKSLLLLNYLVRNGSERVVTSAREHIYDLRSLENYSFMDENGKDQGINVRHKVRELIDFIQDDDKVRDERKKAKKNKDKYIGMSSDAMGGRFGGGYSDRYNDSRYDDRNWYSEGTRRDSGNNYEDDYPYDGEKEDSDHETGHNSAKRYYDKERSSPSRTTPTLSASSSISIEVKKQSNPVSVKSPTKQQQPAAKPSKKIDMGAAANFGKNPELGINSPTHKSTHDEDLFSPNNNTVAAAAKNNDLLEDLFRTCPVAQSKGGSGGDSLTGAEDDFNPRGEDNQEFGDFASAFGSESAQPPSAAAAAKKEDEFADFSAAFLGAGPPPGAAAPTNANNLLLTTTPLTSNNFVPSPTMNMFGSAMPAPAAAPPSQDLLSDFSGLQLNTSPLNAPDVGGKSNGGRAEWRKEFEENMRKLIQKLETLERVSCEREEVEITTLLRRILDEIPCGGNIQDLWEEEDGIYWRIFAQDDYSNLLEGLFRVFQRNFNETIKGAFLLHLNANFVMEMLEVLLKGETLRINSNSVGNILGSMMEDEEILWIAFVDQSRKVDGTEENFEENILQKQERQTSKERFIQLLISIPERLANCLQGSVPDILTRHIWSQKLIVRVLLALYSVGKINLNEQREVFSTQFLAAIFSRIVIDYNFDRTSPALVASVGVLEAIARESSSLKETVVDFLGNLTRNATEIYAVIIFSNSGNAKEILGNGILNIEAWKFALLTKIPLTTITKSSKIAENLINFLGEISDGKTKRFLQDLLVKICNSWANKATMEHSSLDQHVYLTKFLILSVLRLKRMQGYRLKEDQKFLNGIKKKLNVGIPNHLHAMDGNLRVIGMITAEMTINEIEEVDEEAKLNFEVEKMEKIDKKLVEELRQLRDLSSSDRSSIDRASDLAEMIQKIENCGGEIVKKEQNHPKQSPKIEEAKIIPKAGSLKEIPDEDDLDSDDDLIPYDMSNDVPETEAYAPKYLLDLQEALNDAENADRFEQSLAVCSDLIYSQLPDNEVQLGLNLLQILINLDEKTYCENFERNRFSGCIAIFCVIPKEAAEHICREFYAKQTNYSVSRRILMLEILGEAAKELSKVQKSPEKKESAKEQPKSEKIVKKFTISEPDALKEAKKVIEERILTKTRRFARKTQTTVGAANRFAPVAGSFFWPLLHGFGRNQLAMEAGGKLKQETDAVLLEAFIKTLSVLMISSQNCPGNAKFAAELFALGAVLRFHSDGAVRLAVLQMIGSIFMTLPQDVLKRDFQDYLLELIGWLTERVGNNIAKKDPNEECRALGRHILVFCTNLLKEIQ, from the exons ATGGTGGACAAATTTATAAGCATGTGGAAAGTGCGAGAACTCGCAGATAAAGT GACAAATGTCGTGATGAACTACACGGAAATTGAGGGGAAAGTGCGTGAGGCAACAAATGATGAGCCATGGGGTCCAACGGGACCCCTCATGCAGGAACTGGCTCATGCCACATTCACCTACGAACACTTTCCGGAGGTGATGTCAATGCTGTGGAAGCGTATGTTGCAGGACAATAAACAAAATTGGCGGAGAACGTACAAG AGTCTCCTGCTGCTCAACTATCTCGTACGAAATGGATCGGAGCGCGTGGTAACGTCCGCCCGGGAGCACATCTATGATTTACGATCACTGGAGAATTACTCATTTATGGATGAGAATGGCAAGGATCAGGGAATAAATGTGCGGCACAAGGTTCGTGAGCTCATTGATTTCATCCAGGATGACGACAAAGTGCGCGATGAGCGGAAGAAGGCAAAGAAGAACAAGGATAAGTACATTGGGATGAGCTCCGATGCAATGGGTGGACGCTTCGGCGGTGGCTACAGTGATCGCTACAATGATTCGCGATACGATGATAGAAATTGGT ACTCAGAAGGCACAAGGCGAGACAGTGGGAATAACTATGAAGATGATTATCCCTATGATGGTGAGAAGGAGGATTCTGATCATGAAACAGGACACAACTCAGcaaa ACGGTACTACGACAAAGAACGCAGCAGCCCGTCACGCACGACCCCAACTCTGTCGGCATCGAGTTCCATTAGTATTGAAGTGAAGAAGCAATCAAATCCCGTTTCTGTGAAATCACCCACAAAGCAACAACAACCAGCGGCAAAGCCAAGCAAAAAGATTGATATGGGTGCGGCGGCGAATTTTGGCAAGAACCCCGAATTGGGAATTAATTCACCCACACACAAGTCCACACACGACGAGGATCTCTTCTCGCCGAACAACAACACCGTTGCAGCTGCTGCGAAGAATAATGATTTGCTGGAGGATCTCTTTAGGACGTGTCCTGTGGCACAGAGTAAAGGTGGAAGTGGGGGTGATAGTTTAACTGGGGCTGAGGATGATTTTAATCCTCGTGGGGAGGACAATCAGGAATTTGGGGATTTTGCAAGTGCATTTGGGAGTGAAAGTGCACAACCTCCATCGGCGGCGGCGGCGGCAAAGAAGGAAGATGAATTTGCGGACTTTTCAGCAGCATTCCTCGGAGCTGGACCTCCGCCGGGTGCTGCAGCGCCAACCAATGCAAATAATCTCCTTCTCACAACAACTCCGCTGACTTCCAACAATTTTGTCCCATCGCCCACAATGAATATGTTTGGTAGTGCAATGCCAGCACCAGCAGCTGCACCACCATCTCAGGACCTCCTGTCTGATTTTAGTGGACTTCAATTGAATACATCACCACTTAATG CTCCTGATGTTGGTGGAAAATCAAATGGAGGAAGGGCAGAATGGCGGAAGGAATTTGAGGAGAATATGCGGAAATTGATACAAAAACTGGAGACTTTGGAGAGGGTGTCGTGTGAGAGGGAAGAAGTGGAGATAACAACGTTGCTGAGGAGGATTTTGGATGAAATTCCATGTGGGGGAAATATTCAGGATTTATGGGAGGAAGAAGATGGGATTTATTGGAGGATTTTTGCTCAGGATGATTATTCAAATTTACTCGAGGGGCTCTTTAGGgtttttcaaagaaacttcAATGAGACCATCAAGGGGGCTTTCTTGCTGCACCTCAATGCAAATTTCGTCATGGAAATGCTGGAAGTTTTGCTGAAAGGAGAAACATTGAGAATTAATTCGAATTCTGTGGGAAATATTTTGGGCAGTATGATGGAAGATGAGGAGATTCTCTGGATTGCTTTTGTTGATCAGAGTCGCAAAGTTGATGgaacagaagaaaattttgaggaaaatattttgcaaaaacaagAGAGACAAACATCAAAGGAGAGATTTATTCAATTACTCATAAGTATCCCAGAGAGATTGGCAAATTGCCTACAAGGAAGTGTCCCAGATATTCTCACGCGACACATTTGGAGTCAAAAGTTGATTGTTCGTGTCCTTTTGGCACTGTATTCagtgggaaaaatcaatttaaacgAACAAAGGGAGGTATTTTCAACACAATTCCTCGCCGCAATCTTCAGTCGTATTGTCATTGATTACAATTTTGATAGAACTTCACCTGCATTGGTGGCAAGTGTGGGAGTTTTGGAAGCAATTGCCAGAGAAAGTTCCTCCCTGAAGGAGACAGTTGTTGATTTTCTCGGGAATCTCACGAGAAATGCTACAGAAATTTATGCTGtgatcattttttctaacaGTGGGAATGCAAAGGAAATTCTTGGCAATGGAATTCTCAACATTGAAGCTTGGAAATTTGCTCTCTTGACCAAAATTCCCCTCACAACGATCacaaaatcctcaaaaattgcagagaatctCATAAATTTCCTCGGGGAGATTTCTGATGGGAAAACTAAGCGCTTTTTGCAGGATTTAttggtgaaaatttgcaatagtTGGGCAAATAAGGCAACAATGGAACATTCTTCCCTCGATCAGCATGTCTATCTTacgaaatttctcattttatccGTGCTGAGGTTGAAGAGGATGCAAGGATATAGATTGAAGGAGGATCAGAAGTTTCTCAATGGGATTAAGAAGAAGCTCAATGTCGGAATTCCTAATCATTTGCATGCAATGGATGGAAATTTGAGAGTTATAGGAATGATCACAGCTGAAATGACGATCAATGAGATTGAGGAGGTTGATGAGGAGgccaaattgaattttgaagttGAGAAAATGGAGAAGATTGATAAGAAATTGGTTGAAGAACTTCGACAATTAAGAGATCTTTCCTCATCAGATCGATCTTCAATTGATCGCGCATCTGATCTTGCTGAAATGATtcaaaagattgaaaattgtggaggagaaattgtgaaaaaagagcaaaatcaCCCAAAACAATCTCCGAAGAttgaagaagcaaaaattatTCCCAAAGCAggaagtttaaaagaaattccagaTGAAGATGATCTCGATTCAGACGATGATCTCATTCCCTACGATATGAGCAATGATGTTCCTGAGACGGAGGCCTATGCTCCAAAATATCTCCTTGATCTCCAAGAAGCTCTCAATGATGCAGAGAATGCTGATCGCTTCGAACAGAGTCTCGCTGTATGCAGTGATCTCATCTACAGCCAACTTCCGGACAATGAAGTCCAATTGGGGTTAAATCTCCTTCAAATACTAATAAATCTCGATGAGAAGACCTATTGTGAGAATTTTGAGAGGAATCGCTTTTCCGGATGCATTGCTATTTTCTGTGTTATCCCCAAGGAGGCAGCTGAGCACATCTGTCGTGAATTTTATGCTAAACAAACAAATTATTCCGTAAGCAGAAGGATTCTTATGTTGGAAATTCTCGGAGAGGCTGCAAAGGAACTTTCGAAAGTTCAAAAATCTCCAGAGAAGAAGGAATCTGCCAAAGAACAGCCCAAGAGTGAGAAAATCGTAAAGAAGTTTACAATCTCAGAACCGGATGCTCTGAAGGAGGCAAAGAAAGTAATTGAGGAGAGAATTCTCACAAAAACCCGCAGATTTGCGAGGAAAACTCAAACTACAGTGGGGGCAGCTAATCGTTTTGCCCCCGTTGCGGGTTCCTTCTTCTGGCCACTCTTGCATGGATTTGGACGCAATCAGCTGGCAATGGAGGCAGGAGGGAAGTTGAAGCAAGAGACGGATGCCGTCCTGCTTGAGGCATTCATTAAAACTCTCTCAGTTTTGATGATTTCCTCGCAGAATTGTCCCGgaaatgcaaaatttgcaGCAGAACTATTCGCCTTGGGGGCTGTTTTGCGCTTCCACAGCGACGGGGCTGTACGTCTGGCGGTTTTGCAGATGATTGGCTCGATTTTCATGACATTGCCACAGGATGTGCTGAAAAGGGACTTTCAGGATTATTTGTTGGAGCTCATTGGATGGCTGACAGAGCGTGTGGGGAATAATATTGCAAAGAAGGATCCAAATGAGGAGTGTAGGGCCCTGGGGAGGCATATCCTTGTCTTTTGTacgaatttattgaaagagaTCCAGTGA
- the LOC129786259 gene encoding nucleolar protein 56 — protein MAKLFVLFEHAAGFGLFSVSEFEEVSMLLPQVEASVMDLTRFNSIVKLVGFSPFKTAVAALESANAISEGILPQDLAVFLDTTLPAKKKKITLGVADSKLGAAIAEALGIQCNHLGAIPEIIRGIRMHFASMVKGLTAKSAGVAQLGLGHSYSRAKVKFNVHRSDNMIIQSIALLDLLDKDINTFSMRIREWYSYHFPELVKIVPDNHMYAKVAQHIKDRKSLTDASVPELEEILMDSEKAQAIVDAAKMSMGMDISVVDLMNIQMFAGRVVRLSDYRKQLAEYLHSKMGNVAPNLQSLIGDQVGARLISKAGSLTNLAKYPASTVQILGAEKALFRALKTRTNTPKYGLLYHSSFIGRAGLKNKGRISRFLANKCSIASRIDCFTEAPSTVFGEALRQQVEDRLKFYESGEAPRKNTEVMQEAIALSEEMQKTEKKKKKKKKRSADENGDVSMKSENGDSTLPAEEEAGAEPPKKKKKKKKNKEEEE, from the exons atg GCGAAGCTTTTCGTGCTGTTTGAGCACGCAGCGGGCTTCGGGCTCTTTTCTGTGAGTGAATTCGAGGAAGTATCGATGCTCTTGCCACAGGTGGAGGCATCCGTGATGGATCTGACTCGCTTCAACTCAATCGTCAAGCTTGTGGGCTTCTCACCCTTCAAAACCGCCGTGGCTGCCCTTGAGAGCGCCAATGCCATTTCCGAGGGTATCCTCCCGCAGGATTTGGCTGTTTTCCTCGACACCACACTCCCggcgaagaagaagaagatcacACTGGGTGTGGCAGACAGCAAATTGGGAGCTGCCATTGCTGAAGCCCTGGGGATTCAGTGCAACCATCTGGGAGCCATTCCGGAGATCATTCGGGGCATTCGCATGCATTTTGCCAGCATGGTGAAGGGACTTACGGCAAAGAGTGCAGGTGTAGCACAGCTTGGTCTGGGGCACAGCTACTCCAGGGCAAAGGTGAAATTCAACGTTCACCGATCGGACAATATGATCATCCAATCGATCGCTCTGTTGGATCTCCTGGACAAGGATATCAATACATTCTCCATGAGGATTAGGGAATGGTACTCCTATCACTTCCCGGAGCTTGTTAAAATTGTCCCAGACAATCATATGTACGCTAAAGTGGCGCAACACATCAAGGATAGAAAGAGTCTGACGGATGCCTCAGTTCCGGAACTTGAGGAGATCTTGATGGACTCAGAGAAGGCTCAAGCGATTGTTGATGCCGCCAAGATGTCCATGGGAATGGATATTTCTGTTGTGGATTTAATGAATATCCAGATGTTTGCTGGACGTGTGGTGAGGCTGTCAGACTACCGGAAGCAGCTGGCTGAATATCTGCACTCAAAGATGGGCAATGTGGCCCCTAATTTGCAGTCCCTGATTGGCGATCAAGTGGGCGCTAGGCTCATCTCCAAGGCTGGAAGTCTCACGAATCTGGCCAAATATCCCGCGTCGACGGTACAGATTCTCGGCGCTGAGAAAGCCCTCTTCCGTGCTCTCAAGACACGCACCAATACCCCTAAATATGGGCTGCTCTACCACTCGAGCTTCATTGGACGTGCTGGGCTGAAGAACAAGGGACGCATCTCACGTTTCCTGGCCAATAAGTGCTCCATTGCCTCACGCATTGATTGCTTCACCGAAGCCCCATCTACCGTCTTCGGTGAAGCCCTGCGGCAACAGGTTGAGGATCGTTTGAAATTCTACGAATCCGGTGAAGCTCCTCGCAAGAACACCGAAGTCATGCAGGAAGCCATCGCCCTATCCGAAGAGATGCAAAAAAccgagaagaagaagaagaaaaagaagaagcgcTCCGCCGACGAGAACGGAGACGTTTCCATGAAGAGTGAGAATGGCGACAGCACGCTACCAGCTGAGGAGGAAGCTGGCGCTGAGCCGcctaagaagaagaagaagaagaagaagaacaagGAGGAAGAAGAATAG